In one window of Thermus aquaticus DNA:
- a CDS encoding nuclear transport factor 2 family protein, with the protein MEEALWAFLERHLKSIYDGDPEGYKATTHEELSLYEWFVTPHRLDGLPFHLFMTERRWATRGRPYRVDLLERRLQLYGDVAIFSYTLLLTVEEEGGLRHTAVNESRVAVRFPEGWKVVHVHKSPAQ; encoded by the coding sequence ATGGAAGAGGCGCTTTGGGCCTTTCTGGAAAGGCACCTCAAGAGCATCTACGACGGCGACCCCGAAGGGTATAAGGCCACCACCCACGAGGAGCTATCCCTTTACGAGTGGTTCGTGACCCCCCACCGCTTGGACGGCCTCCCCTTCCACCTCTTCATGACGGAAAGGCGGTGGGCCACCCGGGGCCGCCCCTACCGGGTGGACCTCCTGGAGCGGCGCCTGCAGCTTTACGGCGACGTGGCCATCTTCAGCTACACCCTCCTCCTCACCGTGGAGGAGGAAGGGGGCCTCAGGCACACCGCCGTCAACGAGAGCCGGGTGGCCGTGCGCTTTCCCGAGGGGTGGAAGGTGGTCCACGTCCACAAGAGCCCGGCCCAGTAG
- a CDS encoding acyl-CoA mutase large subunit family protein encodes MEGLFESLPEGYREKLGRPGEYPFTRGIYPRMYLERPWTMRQYAGFSTAEETNARYRYLLAQGQTGLSVAFDLPTQLGLDPDHPMSVGEVGRVGVSIATLADMEKLFQGIPLDQVSTSMTINAPAMMLLALYLLVAEKQGVPWEKVSGTVQNDILKEYFARGTYIYPPGPSMRLVTDIFEFCSQKVPRWNTISISGYHIREAGATAAQEIAFTLADGKAYVRAALERGLDIDRFAPRLSFFFAAHNDIFEEVAKFRAARRLWARIMREEFGAKDPKSWMLRFHTQTGGSTLTAQEPLNNVVRTAYQALAAVLGGTQSLHTNAYDEALGLPTEKSALLALRTQQILAYESGVTRAVDPLGGSFYVEHLTEALEREAERLLGEIEALGGAVAAVEAGYFHRAIEESAWQFQKEVEEGKRIIVGVNRFQDPKSPLNEPVPVQRIDPELHEKRKREVAEFKRNRDGESVRVGLENLRRAARGSENLFPYVLEAFRRRATLGEVCGVLREEWGEYQPGR; translated from the coding sequence ATGGAAGGCCTCTTTGAGTCCCTGCCCGAAGGCTACCGGGAAAAGCTGGGCCGCCCGGGGGAGTACCCCTTCACCCGGGGCATCTACCCCAGGATGTACCTGGAGAGGCCCTGGACCATGCGCCAGTACGCCGGCTTCTCCACCGCCGAGGAGACCAACGCCCGCTACCGATACCTCCTGGCCCAGGGGCAGACGGGCCTCAGCGTGGCCTTTGACCTCCCCACCCAGCTGGGCCTGGACCCCGACCACCCCATGAGCGTGGGGGAGGTGGGGCGGGTGGGGGTGTCCATCGCCACGCTGGCGGACATGGAGAAGCTCTTCCAGGGCATCCCCCTGGACCAGGTCTCCACCAGCATGACCATCAACGCCCCCGCCATGATGCTCCTGGCCCTTTACCTCCTGGTGGCGGAGAAGCAGGGAGTCCCCTGGGAAAAGGTCTCGGGCACGGTGCAGAACGACATCCTCAAGGAGTACTTCGCCCGGGGCACCTACATCTACCCGCCGGGCCCCTCCATGCGGCTCGTGACCGACATCTTTGAGTTCTGCAGCCAAAAGGTGCCCCGGTGGAACACCATCAGCATCTCCGGTTACCACATCCGCGAGGCCGGGGCCACCGCCGCCCAGGAGATCGCCTTCACCCTGGCGGACGGCAAGGCCTACGTGCGGGCGGCTTTGGAACGGGGCCTGGACATTGACCGCTTCGCCCCCAGGCTCTCCTTCTTCTTCGCCGCCCACAACGACATCTTTGAGGAGGTCGCCAAGTTCCGGGCGGCGCGGCGCCTCTGGGCCCGCATCATGCGGGAGGAGTTCGGGGCCAAGGACCCCAAAAGCTGGATGCTCCGCTTCCACACCCAGACCGGGGGCTCCACCCTGACCGCCCAGGAGCCCCTGAACAACGTGGTGCGCACCGCCTACCAGGCCCTGGCCGCCGTCCTAGGGGGCACGCAGAGCCTCCACACCAACGCCTACGATGAGGCCCTGGGCCTGCCCACGGAGAAAAGCGCCCTCCTGGCCCTGAGGACCCAGCAGATCCTGGCCTACGAGAGCGGGGTCACCCGGGCCGTGGACCCCTTGGGAGGGAGCTTCTACGTGGAGCACCTCACCGAGGCCCTGGAACGGGAGGCGGAGAGGCTCCTCGGGGAGATAGAGGCCCTGGGGGGCGCGGTGGCCGCCGTGGAGGCGGGCTACTTCCACCGGGCCATAGAGGAGTCCGCCTGGCAGTTCCAGAAGGAGGTGGAGGAGGGCAAGAGGATCATCGTGGGGGTCAACCGCTTCCAGGACCCAAAGAGCCCCCTCAACGAGCCCGTCCCCGTCCAGCGCATAGACCCCGAGCTCCACGAGAAGCGCAAGCGGGAAGTGGCCGAGTTTAAGCGCAACCGGGACGGGGAGAGCGTCCGGGTGGGCCTGGAGAACCTGAGGCGGGCGGCGAGGGGAAGCGAGAACCTCTTTCCCTATGTGCTGGAGGCCTTCCGGCGCCGGGCCACCCTGGGCGAGGTCTGCGGGGTCTTGAGGGAGGAGTGGGGGGAGTACCAGCCCGGGAGGTGA
- a CDS encoding winged helix-turn-helix transcriptional regulator encodes MALSKNARKVLKVLARRGAPEILLALGRGPSRFSDLQAYLLLSPRTLAERLREYHLLGFVERRAFPEVPPRVEYTLTARGKRVLEFLRALEETLDSEEVKR; translated from the coding sequence ATGGCCCTCTCCAAGAACGCCCGCAAGGTCCTCAAGGTCCTGGCCCGGCGGGGGGCCCCGGAGATCCTTCTGGCCCTGGGCCGGGGGCCTTCCCGCTTTTCCGATCTGCAGGCCTACCTCCTCCTCTCCCCCCGGACCCTGGCGGAGAGGCTTCGGGAGTATCACCTTCTGGGCTTCGTGGAGAGGCGGGCCTTCCCCGAGGTGCCGCCCCGGGTAGAATACACCCTGACCGCCCGGGGTAAGCGGGTACTGGAGTTTCTCCGCGCATTGGAGGAGACCCTGGATTCCGAGGAGGTTAAGCGGTGA
- the minD gene encoding septum site-determining protein MinD, whose amino-acid sequence MKARAIVVTSGKGGVGKTTTTANLGAGLAKLGEKVAVIDVDVGLRNLDVVMGLEGRVVFDLIDVLEGRAKVRQALIRDKRVENLYLLPASQTKDKEALDPVRFQELVRHLLEEEGFDRVLIDSPAGIEKGFQTAATPAEGALVVVNPEVASVRDADRIIGLLEAREIRENLLVINRLRPKMVSRGDMLSVEDVVEILGLKPIGIIPEDEQVLVSTNQGEPLVLKGTSPAAIAFMDTARRVHGEEVPFRSVDEAQGLMAVLRRLFGGR is encoded by the coding sequence GTGAAGGCGAGAGCCATCGTGGTGACATCGGGCAAAGGTGGGGTGGGGAAGACCACCACCACCGCCAACCTGGGGGCCGGTCTGGCCAAGCTGGGCGAGAAGGTGGCGGTCATTGACGTGGACGTGGGCCTCAGGAACCTGGACGTGGTCATGGGCCTCGAGGGCCGGGTGGTCTTTGACCTCATTGACGTCCTGGAGGGCCGGGCCAAGGTGCGCCAGGCCCTCATCCGGGACAAGCGGGTGGAGAACCTCTACCTCCTCCCCGCCTCCCAGACCAAGGACAAGGAGGCCCTGGACCCGGTGCGCTTCCAGGAGCTGGTGCGCCACCTTTTGGAAGAGGAGGGGTTTGACCGGGTCCTCATAGACTCCCCCGCCGGGATAGAAAAGGGCTTCCAGACGGCGGCTACCCCGGCGGAGGGGGCCTTGGTGGTGGTGAACCCCGAGGTCGCTAGCGTGCGGGATGCCGACCGCATCATCGGCCTCCTGGAGGCCCGGGAGATCCGGGAAAACCTCCTCGTCATCAACCGCCTGCGGCCCAAGATGGTTTCCCGGGGGGACATGCTCTCGGTGGAAGACGTGGTGGAGATCCTGGGCCTGAAGCCCATCGGCATCATCCCCGAGGACGAGCAGGTCCTCGTCTCCACCAACCAGGGCGAGCCTTTGGTCCTCAAGGGGACAAGCCCCGCCGCCATCGCCTTTATGGACACCGCCCGCCGCGTCCACGGGGAAGAGGTGCCCTTTAGGAGCGTGGACGAGGCCCAGGGGCTCATGGCGGTGTTGCGCAGGCTCTTTGGAGGGCGCTGA
- the minE gene encoding cell division topological specificity factor MinE: MWWRKGSKEKAKERLKLVLAYDRAKLSPGMVENLKRDLLEVLRRYFPAQEEGLSVALEERGEKMVLMADIPLK; this comes from the coding sequence ATGTGGTGGCGTAAAGGGAGCAAGGAGAAGGCCAAGGAGAGGCTCAAGCTGGTCCTGGCCTACGACCGGGCCAAGCTGTCGCCGGGGATGGTGGAGAACCTGAAGCGGGACCTCCTCGAGGTCCTCCGCCGCTACTTCCCCGCCCAGGAGGAGGGCCTTTCCGTGGCCTTGGAGGAGCGGGGGGAGAAGATGGTCCTCATGGCCGACATCCCCCTCAAGTGA
- the rodA gene encoding rod shape-determining protein RodA: protein MVLRRPNLLAYDFGLVALVLAILALGLFNLRSALPDPSLFSRQLLALFLGLGLAVGVQFLSRRLVFALAYPLYALSLALLVLVLLVGREINGAKAWFVLGPLQFQPLELAKLGLVLALARLLEDRPVRRVWDYVLPGLLTLPVVALLLLQPDLGGSLVVLFGVFAVLLVRGLPWKHLLLAALALAVLVPTLVWPNLKPYQRERVLIVLDPYRDPLGQGFQVIQSTIAIGSGGLLGKGYGQGTQTQLGFVPFRHTDFVFAVWAEEWGFVGVAALLALYALLVLRILALALECPRFADRLFLAGVGGMLGFQVLVNLGVALGVVPVTGLTLPLFSYGGSSLMATLFSLGLVLLVHRDRAEP, encoded by the coding sequence ATGGTCCTGAGGCGCCCCAACCTCCTGGCCTACGATTTCGGCCTGGTGGCCCTGGTTCTGGCCATCCTGGCCCTGGGGCTCTTCAACCTGCGAAGCGCCCTGCCGGACCCAAGCCTCTTCTCCCGGCAGCTTCTCGCCCTATTCCTGGGCCTGGGCCTGGCAGTGGGGGTCCAGTTCCTCTCCCGCCGCCTGGTCTTCGCCCTGGCCTATCCCCTTTACGCTCTTTCCCTGGCCCTTTTGGTCCTGGTCCTATTGGTGGGGCGGGAGATCAACGGGGCCAAGGCCTGGTTCGTCCTGGGGCCTTTGCAGTTCCAGCCCTTAGAGCTGGCCAAGCTGGGCCTGGTCCTGGCCCTGGCCCGGCTTCTGGAAGACCGCCCCGTCCGAAGGGTCTGGGACTACGTCCTTCCCGGCCTCCTCACCCTGCCCGTGGTGGCCCTCCTCCTCCTCCAGCCCGACCTCGGGGGGAGCCTGGTGGTCCTCTTCGGGGTCTTCGCCGTCCTCTTGGTGAGGGGGCTACCCTGGAAGCACCTCCTCTTGGCGGCCCTGGCCCTGGCCGTCCTGGTGCCCACCCTGGTCTGGCCCAACCTCAAGCCCTACCAGCGGGAGCGGGTCCTCATCGTCCTGGACCCTTACCGGGACCCCCTGGGCCAGGGGTTTCAGGTCATCCAGTCCACCATCGCCATCGGCTCCGGGGGGCTTTTGGGCAAGGGATACGGCCAGGGGACCCAGACCCAGCTGGGCTTCGTCCCTTTCCGCCACACGGACTTCGTCTTCGCCGTCTGGGCCGAGGAGTGGGGGTTCGTGGGGGTGGCGGCCCTCCTGGCCCTTTACGCCCTCCTCGTCCTCAGAATCCTCGCCCTGGCCCTGGAGTGCCCCAGGTTCGCCGACCGCCTCTTCCTCGCCGGGGTGGGGGGGATGCTGGGCTTCCAGGTCCTGGTCAACCTGGGGGTGGCCCTGGGGGTCGTGCCGGTGACGGGCCTCACCCTGCCCCTCTTCTCCTACGGGGGGTCCAGCCTCATGGCCACCCTCTTCTCCCTGGGACTCGTGCTCCTGGTGCACCGGGACCGGGCCGAGCCCTAG